In Streptomyces durocortorensis, a genomic segment contains:
- a CDS encoding phosphotransferase has translation MTGAVPAVVSRAALALVGAPVRTACRLSARSRTAVYRVGLMDGRSVVIKLYAATARRNAATESAAIRSVAHHVPVPTVVGYGHVPGHEATALITSDLGPLTLGSAMRSGLVSDERTLKDLAGLLGRLHRAPVQPWAPRRPFYEQVASLGRRCPPSGLDRIGPALAAITDASPTALVWCHGDLHGDNVVLARPRAVRHLVDFTDAAAGPRESDVAQTLVMTNALSPLLARTVTDAYPLALDHRLLSAWAVFHTTRSWAYSSPGDDRALWERRLDDLSRRTPYLFRTHRPERTHR, from the coding sequence GTGACCGGGGCAGTCCCGGCCGTCGTCTCGCGCGCCGCCCTCGCTCTGGTCGGTGCCCCGGTTCGTACCGCGTGCCGTCTGTCCGCCCGCTCGCGCACGGCTGTGTACCGGGTGGGCCTGATGGACGGGCGAAGCGTCGTCATCAAGCTGTACGCGGCCACCGCACGTCGAAACGCGGCAACGGAGAGCGCCGCGATCCGATCGGTGGCGCACCACGTCCCTGTACCGACTGTCGTCGGATACGGCCACGTCCCTGGTCACGAGGCGACCGCCCTCATCACCTCCGACCTGGGGCCACTCACCCTCGGCAGCGCCATGCGATCTGGTCTGGTTTCCGACGAGCGGACCCTGAAGGACCTGGCCGGCCTACTCGGGCGCCTGCACCGGGCACCCGTCCAGCCGTGGGCACCACGTCGGCCGTTCTACGAACAGGTCGCCTCGCTCGGCCGTCGCTGCCCGCCCAGCGGGCTGGACCGCATCGGTCCCGCCCTGGCTGCCATCACCGACGCATCCCCCACGGCGCTTGTGTGGTGCCACGGCGACCTACACGGCGACAACGTCGTACTCGCCCGCCCCCGGGCCGTCCGCCACCTGGTCGACTTTACCGACGCCGCAGCCGGTCCCCGCGAGTCCGACGTCGCCCAGACCCTGGTCATGACCAATGCCCTCTCTCCACTTCTGGCCCGCACGGTCACCGACGCCTACCCCCTCGCCCTCGACCACCGCCTCCTGTCCGCATGGGCCGTCTTCCACACCACGCGCTCCTGGGCGTACTCCTCCCCGGGCGACGACCGCGCCCTGTGGGAACGCCGCCTGGACGACCTGAGCCGACGCACCCCATACCTCTTCCGCACCCACCGCCCGGAAAGGACGCACCGATGA
- a CDS encoding recombinase family protein, with product MPINPSGALGHVPVAVYVCALTSTAVREGEERGRYYADARHWHVAGAWSDSDPGLPLAERPGWQAVTAALSTGMIRGIVVGALTHVASDAAQFASLGVLIRERGGFLTDVAGALPTRYTPGQRERRRDIADAASGWAPQSQAAEEGAS from the coding sequence ATGCCGATCAATCCATCCGGCGCTCTGGGTCACGTTCCCGTTGCCGTCTACGTCTGCGCCCTCACCTCCACCGCCGTCCGTGAGGGAGAGGAGCGGGGTCGCTACTACGCCGACGCACGCCACTGGCACGTCGCCGGCGCATGGTCCGACTCCGACCCGGGCCTGCCACTCGCGGAACGCCCCGGCTGGCAGGCCGTCACGGCCGCCCTGTCCACAGGCATGATCCGGGGGATCGTCGTCGGTGCGCTGACTCATGTCGCGTCCGATGCGGCCCAGTTCGCCAGCCTCGGTGTCCTCATCCGCGAACGAGGCGGGTTCCTCACCGACGTCGCCGGGGCCTTGCCGACCCGCTACACGCCCGGCCAGCGCGAGCGGCGACGCGACATCGCAGACGCGGCCTCCGGCTGGGCACCACAGAGCCAAGCGGCCGAAGAAGGTGCTTCGTGA
- a CDS encoding PIG-L deacetylase family protein has translation MPDGHGIYTFPDDLHRAHEEHTRQLADRHHAHDHHVLEVTAPHTRVPYYIEARTPAGRPVLVVEPHHDDFALSASGTFLARPRPLTVVTVFTRSRSVHPALETTYTDIEAVSGLRDCEGAAALAPFGARRYLLGHKDADPPYLPYAPERLDRITEELHRIAAAHPGAELLAPAAVTRHPDHLLVHEAAVRLGCRWFWEDLAFWSTYALAGCDQHLFRTRTGATMRPEPVDITDVVLDKVTVLRMHGSQMHPARKMYRPIRHAFTTAVDLPGLVDPPGLYAERFYRTEPSC, from the coding sequence GTGCCGGACGGCCACGGCATCTACACCTTCCCCGACGACCTCCACCGCGCCCACGAGGAGCACACCCGGCAGCTCGCCGACCGCCACCACGCCCACGACCACCACGTCCTGGAGGTGACCGCACCTCACACCCGCGTCCCCTACTACATCGAGGCCCGCACCCCCGCCGGCCGCCCGGTCCTCGTCGTCGAACCCCACCACGACGACTTCGCCCTGTCCGCCTCCGGCACCTTCCTCGCCCGCCCCCGACCGCTCACCGTCGTGACCGTCTTCACCCGCTCCCGCAGCGTTCACCCCGCCCTGGAGACCACGTACACCGACATCGAAGCGGTGTCTGGACTGCGCGACTGCGAGGGTGCCGCCGCGCTCGCACCGTTCGGCGCCCGCCGGTACCTCCTCGGCCACAAGGACGCCGACCCTCCGTACCTGCCCTACGCCCCTGAGAGACTCGACCGGATCACGGAGGAACTCCACCGGATCGCCGCCGCCCACCCCGGCGCCGAACTCCTCGCGCCCGCCGCCGTCACCCGCCACCCCGACCACCTCCTCGTCCACGAGGCGGCCGTTCGTCTCGGGTGCCGCTGGTTCTGGGAGGACCTCGCCTTCTGGTCCACGTATGCGCTCGCCGGCTGCGACCAGCACCTCTTCCGTACGCGTACGGGGGCGACGATGCGCCCCGAGCCTGTTGACATCACCGACGTGGTCTTGGACAAGGTCACCGTCCTGCGAATGCACGGCTCCCAGATGCACCCGGCCCGGAAGATGTACCGGCCGATCCGGCACGCCTTCACCACGGCCGTCGACCTCCCCGGCCTCGTCGACCCACCCGGCCTCTACGCCGAACGCTTCTACCGAACGGAGCCGTCGTGCTGA
- a CDS encoding glycosyltransferase: MTTPALSVVIPAYNEAAYLPRYLPSVLTSLARWEEATGHMGEVIVVNNASTDATADTAASFGVRVVTETVRSIGRVRNTGATAARGDRLFFTDADVALPLEAVTAAAAAMNAGAVGGAIPPLYTPERLGARLLCAYWDHHRTRRGGAQGVNQFCTADAFHRIGGYRDDLFMSEDVEFFARLTTHGQATGRPVTILDELRVRPSTRRYDQWSSLRMLWWQNPVTARLRLRSPRKWRHWYETTVR; encoded by the coding sequence ATGACCACACCTGCCCTGTCGGTGGTGATCCCGGCCTACAACGAGGCCGCCTACCTGCCCCGCTACCTCCCCTCCGTCCTCACCTCGCTCGCCCGCTGGGAGGAGGCCACGGGCCACATGGGGGAGGTGATCGTCGTCAACAACGCCAGCACCGACGCCACCGCCGACACGGCCGCCTCCTTCGGCGTCCGCGTCGTGACCGAGACCGTCCGCAGCATCGGCCGGGTCCGCAACACCGGAGCGACCGCCGCCCGCGGCGATCGGCTGTTCTTCACCGACGCCGACGTAGCCCTTCCCCTAGAGGCGGTCACCGCAGCTGCAGCCGCCATGAACGCCGGGGCCGTCGGCGGAGCCATTCCTCCGCTCTACACGCCCGAACGTCTCGGCGCCCGCCTGCTGTGCGCCTATTGGGATCACCACCGCACCCGGCGCGGGGGAGCCCAGGGCGTCAACCAGTTCTGCACCGCCGACGCCTTCCACCGCATCGGCGGGTACCGGGACGACCTGTTCATGAGCGAGGACGTGGAGTTCTTCGCCCGGCTCACCACACACGGCCAGGCCACCGGCCGCCCCGTGACGATCCTCGACGAACTGCGCGTACGTCCGTCGACCCGCCGCTACGACCAGTGGTCGAGCCTGCGGATGCTCTGGTGGCAGAACCCCGTGACCGCCCGTCTGCGCCTCCGGTCGCCCCGCAAGTGGCGCCACTGGTACGAGACCACCGTGCGATGA
- a CDS encoding glycosyltransferase, whose translation MYAFGLCIDQQYLVPGLAALCGLADGLTPAARRSAAVRVLTLDLTRTQALLFSDLAKRRGFGSFDIRRCVPLRTLRMADASYISITTYLRFEFTRAFVHRPYLIYVDADVLVQGDLTVPLGSLRPDETGAVRDEFNPTVGACPALPGAAERWPHLRGRPYFNAGVLWLHTDHMPRVRRGVEHALTHARRHILHNDQDALNLWLLRSGRVRPVTGGFNRFEVGRFLERGNWVRRVVRRSPKPDPAATLMHFVGPEKPWQADCPATEDVVEYRRHLAGVMRQVRRLGAVGMEPAGVR comes from the coding sequence ATGTACGCGTTCGGCCTGTGCATCGACCAGCAGTACCTCGTCCCCGGTCTCGCTGCCCTCTGCGGGCTGGCGGACGGACTCACTCCTGCGGCCCGCCGCAGCGCCGCCGTACGCGTGCTGACGCTCGACCTCACCCGAACGCAGGCCCTGCTCTTCTCCGACCTCGCCAAGCGAAGGGGCTTCGGCTCCTTCGACATTCGCCGTTGCGTCCCGTTGCGGACCTTGCGGATGGCTGACGCCTCCTACATCAGCATCACCACCTATCTGCGTTTCGAGTTCACCAGGGCCTTCGTCCATCGGCCGTACCTGATCTACGTGGATGCGGATGTCCTCGTGCAGGGAGACCTCACCGTTCCGCTGGGCTCGCTCCGGCCGGACGAGACCGGTGCCGTACGCGACGAGTTCAACCCGACCGTCGGGGCATGCCCGGCCCTGCCCGGAGCTGCCGAACGCTGGCCCCACCTGCGTGGGCGCCCGTACTTCAACGCGGGCGTGCTCTGGCTCCACACCGACCACATGCCCCGTGTCCGCCGAGGCGTCGAGCACGCCCTGACGCACGCGCGGCGCCACATTCTCCACAACGACCAGGACGCCCTGAACCTGTGGCTCCTGCGATCCGGCCGAGTGCGCCCGGTGACCGGCGGCTTCAACCGGTTCGAGGTCGGCCGGTTCCTCGAACGCGGGAACTGGGTGCGCCGGGTCGTCAGGCGGTCGCCGAAGCCCGATCCGGCCGCCACTCTCATGCACTTCGTCGGTCCCGAGAAGCCGTGGCAGGCCGACTGCCCCGCCACGGAGGACGTCGTCGAGTACCGCCGGCACCTGGCGGGTGTCATGAGGCAGGTCCGCCGGCTGGGCGCCGTCGGCATGGAACCGGCGGGTGTGCGGTGA
- a CDS encoding glycosyltransferase, with the protein MPTALFAWRRTPPPFLIGGAEVTQQLLAEELASSGWHVTYLGSHEAPWNGRTQLPEMRAHLDLHRVPYDEEAGALHYRWNGVACSALTQNNVEHAFGSLLSTLRPDVVFTSQEGSAQLAVQARSTTLVAGLLHSVSATGLSVLAGRPHYGFAVSEFVRARAPHAAGTRLAVMYPPFAPPGPSTDENRSTSVLMINPIPAKGSDLLHQLIRLMPEQHFTLVEGWWDTAADFAAHRNVTYVPRVYDMGPLYRSHRLLLVPSVVEDAFPRVIIEAALHRVPSIGTNRGGIPEAIGDAGIVLPGTAGPEAWTQEIRNADCEGLGTRARRRATRFTRPCLPQLLELGIQN; encoded by the coding sequence GTGCCCACCGCCCTCTTCGCCTGGCGCCGCACCCCGCCGCCGTTCCTCATCGGCGGCGCCGAGGTCACCCAGCAACTCCTCGCCGAAGAACTCGCCTCCTCGGGCTGGCACGTCACCTACCTCGGGTCGCACGAAGCCCCCTGGAACGGGAGGACCCAGCTCCCGGAAATGCGCGCCCACCTGGACCTGCATCGCGTCCCGTACGACGAGGAAGCGGGTGCCCTGCACTACCGGTGGAACGGGGTCGCGTGCTCCGCGTTGACGCAGAACAACGTGGAGCACGCGTTTGGGAGCCTGCTGAGCACGCTCCGTCCCGACGTCGTCTTCACCTCGCAGGAAGGCTCGGCGCAGCTCGCCGTACAAGCCCGTTCGACCACACTCGTCGCCGGCCTCCTGCATTCCGTCTCCGCCACGGGTCTGAGCGTCCTCGCCGGCCGACCCCACTACGGCTTCGCCGTGTCGGAGTTCGTCCGGGCACGCGCACCTCACGCCGCCGGAACCCGCCTTGCCGTGATGTACCCGCCGTTCGCTCCACCTGGGCCGAGCACCGACGAGAACCGCTCCACGTCCGTACTGATGATCAATCCCATCCCCGCCAAGGGCTCGGATCTGCTCCATCAACTCATCCGCCTCATGCCGGAACAGCACTTCACCCTGGTCGAAGGCTGGTGGGACACGGCCGCCGACTTCGCCGCGCACCGGAACGTGACGTACGTGCCCCGCGTGTACGACATGGGGCCCCTGTACCGGAGCCACCGCCTGCTGCTGGTCCCGTCCGTCGTAGAGGACGCCTTCCCTCGCGTGATCATCGAAGCTGCGCTGCACAGGGTCCCGAGCATCGGGACCAATCGGGGCGGCATCCCTGAAGCGATCGGCGACGCGGGCATTGTCTTGCCCGGCACCGCCGGCCCTGAGGCATGGACGCAAGAGATCCGGAACGCCGACTGCGAGGGCCTGGGAACAAGGGCCCGGCGCCGGGCGACCCGGTTCACGCGACCGTGCCTTCCCCAACTTCTGGAACTCGGTATCCAGAACTAG
- a CDS encoding HAD-IA family hydrolase, whose amino-acid sequence MSHNTEASQTDKQHGLILDFAGVLTASPVDVHRAWCVSEGLAPGAWRRTLNDHPEGRRLYTALEIGEIGQAEWNQSTASLLGEHIDPVNLMGRAWAKVPVASRMVALARAARAAGHRLALLSNSFGLDPFNPYEHVGIWDLFDVHVVSELVGLAKPDPAIYELALELIDVPAEQCVFVDDHAVNLPPAAELGITTVHATDEDISVAELEALLGVTATTVT is encoded by the coding sequence ATGTCACACAACACGGAGGCGTCCCAGACGGATAAGCAGCACGGCCTGATCCTCGACTTCGCCGGAGTGCTCACCGCCAGCCCCGTCGACGTCCACCGCGCTTGGTGCGTCTCCGAAGGGCTGGCGCCTGGAGCGTGGCGCAGAACTCTCAACGATCACCCTGAAGGCCGTCGTCTCTACACGGCGTTGGAGATCGGCGAGATAGGGCAAGCCGAGTGGAACCAGAGCACGGCCTCGCTTCTCGGTGAGCACATCGATCCCGTGAACCTTATGGGGCGGGCCTGGGCCAAGGTGCCTGTGGCTAGTCGGATGGTGGCGCTTGCCCGCGCCGCGCGGGCGGCCGGTCATCGGCTCGCGTTGCTCTCCAACAGCTTCGGCCTCGATCCGTTCAACCCGTACGAACACGTCGGCATCTGGGACTTGTTCGACGTACACGTGGTGTCCGAGCTCGTGGGGCTGGCCAAGCCCGACCCCGCCATCTATGAGCTCGCTCTCGAACTCATCGACGTCCCAGCCGAGCAGTGCGTCTTCGTGGATGATCACGCGGTCAACCTCCCGCCGGCTGCCGAGCTGGGCATCACCACCGTCCACGCGACCGACGAGGACATCTCGGTGGCCGAGCTGGAGGCGCTCCTCGGCGTAACGGCGACGACCGTGACATAG
- a CDS encoding helix-turn-helix domain-containing protein — protein MQWSEYTTAERMKALRSAMTQEQLAEAAAVSVGVVRKLERGGTASLPSLLSIADALGTDIAVLLGQQAPRRSMDRDERAALRLVSAATHDAAIGIPADVEPGTTEELRAVVRRADAAYWEGRYTELGTLLGRLLPEARARFDAASSVEREAAAGILIDTFQTAGMAANVLGSRDLAYAALTYGRQIAVQTGDDLRDAHLAATTAWVNLRDGRTKQGFLLAAAQADRIEPRMSEHDPDRLSVYGQLVTNAAVAASRGGAGADSAREYLSQAHAVAARIGEERARGSHAQPYGPMYAATQAMSIAVALGDTAGALRLMDTVRLDEAVPLATRARYGLDVALTQVECRRWDAAADTLQNVCTMAPGWVRHQMLPGVIISRLAGVSGHRLRGLADSAGVPLAVR, from the coding sequence ATGCAATGGTCGGAATACACCACCGCGGAGCGTATGAAGGCGCTCCGCAGCGCCATGACCCAGGAGCAGTTAGCCGAGGCCGCCGCTGTGTCCGTCGGTGTGGTCCGCAAGCTCGAACGCGGAGGAACGGCGTCCCTCCCCTCTCTACTTTCGATCGCCGACGCGCTCGGCACGGACATCGCTGTGCTTCTCGGGCAGCAGGCTCCCCGGCGGTCCATGGACCGCGACGAACGCGCCGCTCTGCGCCTAGTTTCCGCAGCCACCCATGACGCTGCCATCGGTATCCCCGCCGATGTCGAGCCCGGCACCACCGAAGAGCTCCGTGCAGTCGTCCGTCGCGCGGACGCCGCCTACTGGGAAGGCAGGTACACCGAGCTCGGCACCCTCCTGGGCCGGCTCCTCCCCGAGGCGCGAGCCAGGTTCGACGCGGCAAGCAGCGTCGAGCGGGAAGCCGCAGCAGGCATTCTGATCGACACCTTCCAGACTGCGGGCATGGCGGCCAACGTGCTCGGTTCGCGCGATCTCGCGTACGCGGCGCTGACGTACGGCCGCCAGATCGCCGTGCAGACCGGGGACGATCTACGGGACGCCCACCTCGCCGCGACGACCGCGTGGGTCAACCTTCGAGACGGCCGTACGAAACAGGGCTTCCTTCTCGCCGCAGCCCAGGCCGACCGGATCGAACCCAGGATGAGCGAGCACGATCCGGACCGGTTGAGCGTGTACGGCCAGCTCGTCACGAACGCCGCTGTCGCCGCGTCCCGAGGCGGCGCCGGAGCGGACAGCGCCCGCGAATATCTGTCTCAAGCCCATGCCGTTGCCGCCCGCATAGGTGAGGAACGGGCTCGTGGCTCCCATGCCCAGCCGTACGGGCCCATGTACGCCGCCACGCAGGCCATGAGCATCGCAGTGGCGCTCGGCGACACTGCCGGAGCGCTGCGGCTGATGGATACCGTTCGCCTGGACGAGGCCGTCCCCCTGGCAACCCGGGCCCGCTACGGCTTAGACGTCGCCCTCACCCAGGTCGAATGTCGGCGGTGGGACGCCGCCGCCGACACGCTCCAAAACGTCTGCACGATGGCTCCGGGATGGGTGCGCCACCAGATGCTCCCCGGGGTCATCATCAGTCGGCTCGCCGGAGTGTCCGGTCACCGGCTCAGGGGTCTCGCTGACTCCGCAGGCGTCCCACTCGCTGTGCGCTGA
- a CDS encoding plasmid mobilization protein has product MPRRRLREPTLREKRVHPRFSENEFALLATAARLSRMPVGGYVAETSLVAARSNDPAGAVADYRATVKVLMAANGRLAQVGNNLNQLTRHLNQDGPWPEADLVRRLLSHIEASVADVDVAIAQVTSGR; this is encoded by the coding sequence GTGCCGCGTCGTCGTCTGCGTGAACCTACGCTGCGTGAGAAGCGCGTCCACCCGCGCTTCAGCGAGAACGAGTTCGCCCTCCTCGCGACCGCTGCCCGCCTGAGCCGCATGCCGGTCGGCGGCTACGTCGCCGAGACCTCGCTCGTCGCCGCCCGCTCCAACGACCCCGCTGGCGCGGTCGCCGACTACCGCGCCACGGTCAAGGTGCTGATGGCTGCCAACGGGCGGCTCGCCCAGGTCGGCAACAACCTCAACCAGCTCACCCGCCACCTCAACCAGGACGGCCCCTGGCCCGAAGCGGACCTCGTGCGGCGGCTGCTGAGCCACATCGAGGCGTCGGTCGCCGACGTGGACGTGGCCATCGCCCAAGTGACCTCAGGACGGTGA
- a CDS encoding relaxase family protein yields the protein MIPKIILGKGARATRRLIGYLYGPGSANEHTDPHLVASWNGFAPDPGRSPHRNPRNVEDQLAAQLDQPVNMLGDKAPATTVWHCPVRAAPEDPILTDAQWADIARRIVAAVAIAPEGDEEACRWVAVRHADDHIHIAATLVRQDGRRPRRDHDIRAVQREARKIEIDFGLRRLKPGDGTAAKRPTSKEHFKTKRQGQDTTTREILRRRVRRAVAAASTETEFFALLEATGVNVRPKTGPSGDTLGYSVALPGDLNKHGEPVWFSGSTLAGDLSLPKIRHRLTTTAPEPVTARSADPWHQATAATERIPDHLTHSSDHTAQGQLVALGEALDLLPLTAPAEAKRELERAATAFERATRSRITADLHSTRVLRRSIQTILLTPATTRDGTGLAMLLDAVLIAVAFARHWHQTHQHAQQEAAAEQTLTHLQTAYAHVAVPVLDGIARRTPGPQTTHRYARHLQQAAPEHADRILKDPAWDSLATVLADAETAGHNPATLLDQALGQRTLDDARNPARTLTWRIHRLGQRHTPGPRAQAAMARSTTRRPGNPIHPETATPAAAPQQPHVRRR from the coding sequence GTGATACCGAAGATCATCCTCGGCAAGGGGGCACGCGCCACCCGCCGTCTGATCGGCTACCTGTACGGGCCCGGCTCCGCCAACGAGCACACCGACCCCCACCTGGTGGCGTCCTGGAACGGCTTCGCCCCCGACCCCGGCCGCAGCCCCCACCGCAACCCCAGGAACGTCGAGGACCAACTCGCCGCGCAGCTTGACCAGCCCGTGAACATGCTCGGCGACAAGGCCCCGGCCACGACGGTGTGGCACTGCCCGGTCCGCGCCGCGCCCGAGGACCCGATCCTGACCGACGCCCAGTGGGCGGACATCGCCCGCCGGATCGTGGCTGCCGTCGCCATCGCCCCCGAAGGCGACGAGGAAGCCTGCCGCTGGGTCGCGGTTCGGCACGCCGACGACCACATCCACATCGCCGCCACCCTCGTCCGCCAGGACGGCCGCCGCCCCCGCCGCGACCACGACATCCGCGCCGTCCAGCGAGAAGCCCGCAAGATCGAGATCGACTTCGGCCTGCGCCGACTCAAGCCCGGTGACGGCACCGCTGCCAAACGCCCCACCAGCAAGGAGCACTTCAAGACCAAACGCCAGGGCCAGGACACCACGACCCGCGAGATCCTGCGCCGCCGCGTCCGCCGCGCGGTGGCCGCAGCCTCCACCGAGACGGAGTTCTTCGCCCTGCTGGAAGCGACCGGCGTGAACGTGCGGCCCAAGACTGGACCGTCCGGCGACACTCTCGGCTACAGCGTCGCCCTGCCCGGCGACCTCAACAAACACGGCGAACCGGTCTGGTTCTCCGGCTCCACTCTCGCCGGAGACCTCTCCCTGCCCAAAATCCGCCACCGCCTCACCACCACCGCTCCTGAACCGGTCACCGCGCGGTCGGCCGACCCCTGGCACCAGGCCACGGCCGCCACCGAACGCATCCCCGACCACCTCACCCACAGCAGCGACCACACCGCCCAGGGCCAGCTCGTCGCCCTCGGAGAAGCCCTCGATCTGCTGCCGCTCACCGCACCGGCCGAGGCGAAACGGGAACTCGAACGAGCCGCCACCGCCTTCGAGCGCGCCACCCGCTCCCGCATCACCGCCGACCTCCACAGCACCCGCGTCCTGCGCCGCAGCATCCAGACCATCCTGCTCACCCCCGCCACAACACGCGACGGGACCGGACTGGCGATGCTGCTGGACGCCGTCCTCATCGCCGTGGCCTTCGCCCGGCACTGGCACCAAACCCACCAGCACGCCCAGCAGGAAGCCGCCGCCGAACAGACCCTCACCCACCTCCAGACCGCCTACGCCCACGTCGCCGTCCCGGTCCTGGACGGCATCGCCCGCCGCACCCCCGGCCCCCAGACCACACACCGCTACGCCCGCCACCTTCAGCAAGCCGCCCCCGAGCACGCCGACCGCATCCTGAAAGACCCCGCCTGGGACTCCCTCGCCACCGTCCTCGCCGACGCCGAAACCGCCGGCCACAACCCCGCCACCCTCCTCGACCAGGCCCTCGGCCAACGCACCCTCGACGACGCCCGCAACCCCGCCCGCACCCTGACCTGGCGCATCCACCGCCTCGGCCAACGCCACACCCCCGGCCCTCGCGCCCAAGCCGCCATGGCCCGCAGCACCACACGACGCCCCGGCAATCCGATCCACCCTGAGACGGCCACGCCGGCCGCTGCACCGCAGCAGCCACATGTACGGCGACGTTGA
- a CDS encoding phosphotransferase, translating into MTDANVAGRTHIPVDDLAELIKVFDIGEVLDRRHLADGLMNVNWRLDTPVGRFALKRVTDVPIDRLRRNLAVLPVLVSHGVPVHVPLPTVSGDVIAEVGGSGYCLFPWSDGEHVRGIDLPLSQVSELGAHLARLHAVLNRAAEGAGLPAVPPSVTAEVTEAGRAVETADRLAGAVPTGGVGDVFDVAASAALEERKLLLDKHAHLRPEGEVHAGPHGWTHGDFQYRNLLWASGELVAVLDWDRLGIRSYAEEVVRTAQVQFGVKGVFDLERVSAFTAGYRSVIRLEPAVLVDAARRLWWKRMTDFWQLEFHYDRGDHSCDDLFLADEALLHWWTERLDAVERAFAGTV; encoded by the coding sequence GTGACCGACGCGAACGTGGCGGGCAGAACGCACATCCCCGTAGACGATCTTGCCGAGTTGATCAAAGTGTTCGACATCGGCGAGGTGCTGGATCGGCGGCACTTGGCCGATGGCCTGATGAACGTGAACTGGCGGCTGGACACCCCGGTCGGGAGGTTCGCCCTCAAGCGGGTCACGGATGTGCCGATCGACCGGCTCCGGCGCAACCTCGCGGTCCTCCCCGTCCTCGTTTCGCACGGCGTCCCCGTACACGTTCCGCTACCCACCGTTTCGGGCGATGTGATCGCCGAAGTCGGCGGCAGCGGCTATTGCCTGTTCCCCTGGTCGGACGGGGAACACGTGCGTGGAATCGACCTGCCCTTGTCGCAGGTGTCCGAACTCGGCGCACACCTCGCGCGGCTCCATGCGGTACTGAACCGCGCCGCCGAGGGCGCAGGGCTGCCCGCCGTGCCGCCATCGGTCACCGCGGAGGTGACGGAGGCCGGGCGAGCCGTGGAGACGGCCGATCGGCTTGCGGGGGCGGTGCCGACCGGGGGTGTCGGCGACGTCTTCGACGTGGCCGCGTCCGCTGCCCTCGAAGAGCGCAAGCTCCTTCTCGACAAGCACGCCCACCTGCGCCCCGAGGGGGAAGTCCATGCGGGGCCACACGGTTGGACCCACGGTGACTTTCAGTACCGGAACCTCCTCTGGGCGAGTGGTGAGCTGGTCGCGGTTCTGGACTGGGACCGACTGGGCATTCGTTCGTACGCGGAGGAAGTCGTGCGTACGGCGCAGGTGCAGTTCGGTGTGAAAGGTGTTTTCGACCTGGAGCGGGTGTCGGCGTTCACGGCCGGCTACCGGTCGGTGATCCGGCTGGAGCCGGCCGTACTGGTCGATGCCGCCCGACGGCTGTGGTGGAAGCGGATGACGGACTTCTGGCAGCTCGAATTCCACTACGACCGGGGTGACCACTCCTGCGACGACCTCTTCCTTGCCGACGAGGCACTCCTGCACTGGTGGACGGAGCGGCTCGACGCGGTGGAGCGGGCGTTCGCCGGGACTGTCTAG